The Oncorhynchus tshawytscha isolate Ot180627B linkage group LG05, Otsh_v2.0, whole genome shotgun sequence genome includes a window with the following:
- the nek2 gene encoding serine/threonine-protein kinase Nek2, whose product MPSRVEDYEVLYTIGSGSYGKCQKIRRKSDAKILVWKELDYGTMAESEKQMLVSEVNLLRELKHPNIVRYYDRIIDRTNTTLYIVMEHCEGGDLSSLITRCIKERRYLEEEFIMRVMAQLTLALKDCHRRSNGGATVLHRDLKPANIFLDVKQNVKLGDFGLARILNHDTSFAKTFVGTPYYMSPEQINRMSYNEKSDIWSLGCLLYELCALSPPFTAYNQKELAEKIREGKFRRIPYRYSEELNTLLSRMLHLKDYLRPSVESILQSSLLADLVADELRRAQARHRRRSADPEKPKPAESSTTPTIAALRLKEQVLRHREKALKEREERLEQREQELCVRERLSNEKLARAESLLKSYNLVKQQKALPLLYSNEMDEGEENVSPGKKVHFAGESKENQRPDQKQSVKSQELGLKKRLQAANMRAQALGEVERLYQLKSWQILGIR is encoded by the exons ATGCCATCTCGTGTTGAAGATTATGAGGTGTTGTATACCATAGGGTCAGGGTCTTACGGAAAATGTCAGAAAATACGGAGGAAATCTGATGCCAAG ATTCTAGTTTGGAAGGAGTTGGACTACGGCACAATGGCTGAGAGCGAGAAGCAGATGCTGGTGTCCGAAGTCAATCTCCTGCGTGAACTGAAGCATCCAAACATTGTGAGATATTATGACCGTATCATTGACCGGACCAACACCACACTGTACATCGTTATGGAGCACTGTGAAGGCGGTGACCTCTCCAGCCTCATCACCAGATGCATcaaagaaag GCGTTACTTGGAGGAGGAATTCATCATGCGAGTCATGGCACAGCTCACTCTTGCCCTGAAGGACTGCCATCGCCGGAGCAATGGTGGGGCCACAGTGCTGCACAGAGATCTTAAGCCCGCCAATATCTTCCTGGATGTTAAGCAGAATGTCAAGCTTGGCGACTTTGGTCTCGCACGTATCCTGAACCATGACACCAGTTTCGCAAAGACTTTTGTCGGGACCCCATACTACATGTCTCCT GAACAAATAAATCGCATGTCCTACAATGAGAAATCAGATATCTGGTCCTTGGGGTGCTTGTTGTACGAACTCTGTGCCTTATC GCCTCCTTTCACAGCTTATAACCAAAAAGAGCTGGCAGAGAAGATCCGAGAGGGAAAGTTTAGGAGAATCCCCTACCGGTATTCAGAGGAGCTGAATACACTCCTGTCCAGAATGCTCCATTTAAAG GACTACCTGAGGCCCTCCGTTGAGTCCATTCTCCAGAGCAGCCTGTTGGCGGACCTGGTCGCCGATGAACTTAGGCGGGCACAGGCAAGACACCGGAGGAGGTCGGCTGATCCAGAGAAACCAAAGCCTGCAGAGTCTTCAACCACCCCTACTATTGCGGCGCTGAGGCTGAAGGAGCAGGTGCTGCGGCACAGGGAGAAGGCCCTgaaggagcgagaggagaggctggagc AGCGGGAGCAGGAGCTTTGTGTTCGCGAGAGACTATCAAATGAGAAGCTTGCCAG AGCGGAGAGTTTGTTGAAGAGCTACAACTTGGTGAAACAGCAGAAGGCCCTACCACTGCTCTATTCCAATGAAATGG atgagggagaggagaacgtTTCACCTGGAAAGAAGGTCCATTTTGCCGGAGAAAGCAAAGAGAACCAGAGGCCAGATCAGAAGCAGAGTGTGAAGAGCCAGGAGCTGGGGCTGAAGAAGAGGCTACAGGCAGCCAACATGCGGGCCCAGGCcctgggggaggtggagaggctCTATCAGCTCAAGAGCTGGCAGATCCTAGGCATCCGCTAG